The Raphanus sativus cultivar WK10039 chromosome 6, ASM80110v3, whole genome shotgun sequence sequence ATGAGGTGAACCAGGGCACGGGGAAGTATGCGGTTGGCGTGGAGAACACGTTAAGCGCTTTGGACGCTGGTGCTGTTGAGACGCTGATCGTATGGGAGAATCTTGACATCAACAGATACGTGTTGAAGAACAAAGTGACTGGCGAGACTGTGATAAAGCATCTTAACAAGGAAGGTGAAGTCAGTAGTGATTTTGACGTGGAGGACAAGGTGTTGATGCTAGAGTGGCTGGCTAACGAGTACAAAGGTTTTGGTTGTGCGTTAGTGTTTGTAACCAACAAGTCGCAGGAAGGGGATCGGTTTTGCAAAGGGCTTGGAGGAATTGGAGGGATACTTCGTTACCAGCTTGATGTGGCTGTCTTTGATGAAGCAGAGTATTTGGATgttagtgatgatgatgagtctGAGTCTGAGTCTGAGTAGCAATCAAAAGAATCCCCACCTTCTCTGGTTCAGGAAGATGTCACACCACCAAGATTGAACCAGCCTGCGCGGGCTAGCGGGGTCACGCAGAAGATAACTCGAAATTAAATGAAGCATCTTTTTACCACAGTAAGTGATATCTATTGAAAGTCTCAAACTTGGTCTTGTCTGTTTTTTTCCTAACGGTTAggttaatatttaaaaatggtATTAATACAGGTGAAGAATGAAAGAGTTGGAGAATGAAGAAGTCTTGATATGGTTGTGTTAGCCTTGGTCATGTCGTGTGTCTGCGACATCTATAGAgcttttttggtttttttttttaatctcagcATTATAATAACATTCTCTCTTTGTGAGATTGGTAGCTTTTTTTTCCCCTAAATATACTCTCTTGTGTGTGAGAGAAACTCTTATTGATTCGGTGTCCTGTTTTTCCTTTTATTGCAATGGATGTTTTGTGACTTTGTGTTGATGAATAAGTTTTGTGTAAGCCCAAAAAATGTGACTAAGCTGAatcactttttaaaatatatatatctttccACAACTTCAGCTCAAAGCCTCAAACACACTCTTAACAATGAACTTATAGGATAAGTTACCGAAAAAGTAAATACAATTAACCAAatcaattctattaaaataacaCATATTGCACTTTGATTCAACAGCACATATATATAGATTGGACATGGTTGTTCTttacaaaatcatcaataacCATGAAAGTTTTTTATTTGGGGATCAGAGTTACTTACGAGAAACCTGAAAGTTGCTTAGCCAGGATTCTCCAAGTCattattgttgttgttatcaCCAGCAGCCAAAAGCCTAAGGAAATAGGGGTAGTATAAAAGGTGTTTGATAAATGTGTAGGTGTCACCACTTGGAGCCACATAAGGAACAAGGAACAGCAACAAGACAAGCAGGAAGATGACACCGATACCCAAAACGAAGCAACCAAGCAAAGGGACGTGGCTTACCACTGCATATGTGCCAGCCATAAACGCTATCGACATTGATGTAAGCGCAAGTGCGAGAAATGGAAGTGTCATGTAGTACGCTTTGAGTATAATAGAAATATCACCGAGCTGTGCCCAAAGGAGAGCAACTATAATAACCATGGAAGAGTACATTGCCAATGTGTCGCAGACAAGAAAGACTTTGAAAGCTATTTTCTTGGTCAAAACGGCCATTCCCAAGTTGGGAGCAGAACCGTTGTAACCACCTGGTAATGCGAGTCCTGCAGTAAAAGTCATGGTGGCTACAAGAGTTGCAACCAGCAAAAGAGTATTGACTTGATCTTTGTACCTCCCACCATCTGCTAACTTCATGATTATTCTACGGTCATTTGTAGTTGGACTCCTTGGTGTACCACCACTCCTCAAAGCCAACCAAGTCAATCTCTGTACATACAAATACACAGATTAGTATGGAAAATTTACACATGGCAACTCGGGTTAAGCTAGTTTAAGTAATTTGGTTTACTTGACTTGTTGGATCAAATACTCAGTTATATCAAATACCACGAAAAAGTTTAATACGCACAAGTTATTTGACTTGAATCGTTACTTGTCAAAATCAAATGCTTATCTACAAATTACTTTGATTATTTGAAAGTatctgaaaacaaaatatatgtaacaaaTACTTTTACCTTTTAACGAGTAAAAAGTACTTTTTAGCTAGTAACAAATACGTTTTAGGAGATACCACGTACTTAGTAACAAATATTTTCCAGAACAACTAACAAGCGTAACACATAACTAGACAAGCAGCGAACAAGTATTAAAATAAAGGTCCCTTTAAATAAGGCTATTTGATATTTTCCAtggatttaaaaataatacttcctctgttttaaGTTGCAGGTAGTTTAGCTAAAAacactaatattaaaaaattgagtatttattaaaaaaatataatttaatatataaattcaaccaattataaaataaccaACATAATTTAATTGATTACACTCTATTCAGTGAATAAAAAAATTGCATTGAAATATtcaaactaattatattttgaaacaatttttttactaaaactatttacaagGAAGGAGTAAAATTTGTTGATTTGTTATTTCACTTGATAATgctaaatatttgatttttttttaaaaaccatgCCCAGCCCAGTAACtggtgttctttttttttttgttgaataaaagggaaaataaaagaaaaaaactggtGTTTAGTGAAAAATGCTTCACATAACCTTGAAATAGTTTGAAACTACCTTGAATGGAAGAAACATATTACCTGATGGAATACATAGTTTGAGTCAATCTTATCCTCGGCGACATCCAAAGCTGTGAAACCCttgttgtttgttttcttaAGGTCAACTCTTTTGTCCCAAGTAAGCATACTCACAACTTTAGGGTGCCAATTTTTGGTGGCTAGATGTAACGGTGTATTTCCACCCACATCTTGTTCATTAATCAACTTTTTCTTGTTCTGATCCTTATAATTTTTTAGGATAAACTTGATGGGTTCAAGTTTTCCATTCCTTGCTGCAACGTGAAGAATATTTTGACCGTGTTTGTCAAGCAACTCAAGAACCTCCGGACAACGTTTAAGTATTTCCTCAAGAATTTTGACATGGCCATATTTGGCCGCCATATGAATGGGAAACAAGCCATCATCATCGCTGAGATAAACCATGTCTAGATATTTGTCCAAGAGATAGCAGATACCTTCATAATATCCTATGGACGCTCCAAAAGAAAGACAAGTCCGTCCTTCATCTCTCAGGTCAATAAGACTTGCATCTTTGCTGAGTAAAGCGGTAAGGATATCTGGTGGAGAAATAATATGAGTACCATGCATGAACAAGAAACTTAAgggtttatatatatgtttagtgCGTGGCAAATTAACAACAAACCTTTCCTCTTAGCTTTCAATGCCGCATGTACGATGGATCTTCCTCCCACCTTTGAACGTAAATCAGATGATTGGTGACACATAGCCGTCACAAGATCTGCCTCTCCAGCTTCTGTAGCAAGGTACAAGGGAGAAAACCCATCGCTGTTGGCAACGAAAGACAAATCTTTCTCTGCTGAGACCAAACAGGAAGCGACCAACATATGTTTCTCCTTTAAGGCAACATGTAAAGCAGTGTCTTGGTTTTTGTTCTTAGCAAAATATATCCTTTTTGCAACACCGACATCATTACGAGATATCTCTGTTATGAAACCAACTAGATGCAACATAACATCAAGATGGCCTGCTCTTGCAGCAACATGGAGAGCAACTTCATCCTTCTGGTTTGACTTCATTAGCAAACTTGGGCATTCGTTGATCAGATAACGGACTAGACTGGCGTGACCCGATGATGCAGCAAGATGAAGCATTGTATTCCCACGATCTGTCACTAAGCGTGGAGCAAGTCTAACGTAGCTGTAGTTATCTCTCACGTAATTTAAATTACCCGCTCTTACGGCAGACATCGTCTTTGGATCCATCGATATAGTTTCACCGTTTTCTTCGAAGATAGTGGACAGATCGAGAGATGGTGTGGATATAACAGTGTTTATTTCAGTACTATCCATAACTGAAATGGTCTAATTGAACAAATCCAATTGGGCTATGGAAGGATTATTTGGCAGCTCTATTGATATACAATGGGTTTTGAATGGAGTTTCTCTTATGGAGCTAATGAACCGAATTTCTTATTAGTTGTCTGGGTTGTAAGACCGATTCACCAGCATAAAACTTTCAGCAAAATCTGTTGCAGAACCTTTGGTCTAAAACATGCACGAGTTAAATCCAATGCTTTAAGCTCACAAACGCAAGTAATACTAATCTATAATTTAGCAAGTAGAATAGGCCAAAGGGATAATATCAATTCAATCAGGTAGCCCAAGTTCACAATGTGTAATAAGCTTTAAACTGAACAACTTTTATTTGCTGTTAATTCTTTGGcttgaaataaaacaaaataaaatgttacGGAATTAAAAGAGAGGtggtaaattaattaattaaatttgtacGAGGAGAGGAAATAGTAAAATCCGACAAGAAGTTTCGCAACCCCTCCTAGAATCTtctggtctctctctctctctctctctgtttgtcTTTTTGTCTCTTTGGATTGTCCCCCCTGTTTCTATGCAGATGCATTACGCAAATGAAGGGTGATTTCAAAACGGAGACGATGGAGATAGACTCCGGTGATACTTTCGCTCTTGATAAAAAACCATCCAGCGACGCCAGAGATTTCCTCTCCGCCGCTCGGAGGCTCGTCGATCAAGGCCACCCTTCCCAAGCTCTCCAAGCGgtactctctctttttcttaaacattcttcttcttcttcggatTGTTCCATGTGTTGACGTTTTAGAAGATACCAAGTTTTGTCGTTACTATCTTCTTCTCAACAGGTAGTGATGGCGATGAGAACTCAAGGAGGAGATGAGGCGGTACTTCATATACTCAACCGTACCCGTGAGCTTTACAAGCGTAGAATCCAAGAAACATCAAGCGTAGATCAGCTGGCTTCTATATTTGCAGAGTGCGCCATTACAGAAGCAGAGCCTCTTGGGCACGAgccaacatcatcatcatcaacagaCTTGTGTGGCACCAGAGAAAGAGTCACAGCGGATGCTCGTGGCGTATCTATTCTGGATAAAAGCGGTAGGTCACAGATCATGCTTGATGCCTTTGCTGACGGTAGCAGCTTTATCTGTCTGAAGTGCGGTGGTCTGGTGAGCGTCCATAGGAGGGATGAACACTATGCGTACTATTGCAGTGGTGTCTGATATACAGTGATGATTCTATTTTGTGCTTCTGTTGTAATGTGTTAATTAATGTGTAACGCTTACAATCTCAACATCCTATAGACTTGTAATGATACTTATGCTTATCAAATAAAAGCTTGTAGAAAAGACATTGAATCATATGTttctttaaactttttttttgtgttttgtatattttatcatttacaacaaaacccaaaaacaaataaactgGTAAGTTCTTTCTTCATACAAATAATATATGCAACTTGAAGATGAGGTTTTACTGATTTAGTTATGTATAAGAAGATGTCAATTTTATCAAACACGAAAAAGAACAATCTAACTCCTAAATAGCCTTCTGCTATCCTCCACTAACTTGCTTAAATAATCCTAGAAAAGATTGATTACCTGCACCCATTCACAGGTAGAGGAGCTTgaacacaacaaaaaaaaacatttctctgAAGAAACTAGATCACATGATCTTCTCAGGCAGAGCCTTATGTCGAGGTTTAGTCCTGACAAGTGTTTCGTCACTGTGCCTGATCCACTCAGAGAGCCTCCACCATGGCTTTTGCCATTTCCATTTGAAGTGAACAATCCACTGGTGATGGCTTCTCTTCCACCTCCATTCCGTAAGGAGAGCTCTGCCTGCAAGTACTCGAGCTGTTGGCGCATTTTCAGCATCTCAGTGGACACAGGATCTCTGTTTACCTGTTTTTTAAGGATATCAGTTATCTAATTTCAGACAATAGTTAGTCTCTTGTATTGACATGACCATAAGGGAACAACAGCTTACGATAGGTTTGTTCCGGATGTTTCGAGCACTGTTTGCATATTTAAGAGTGTTAAGAGTTTCCTCAGCATTAATATCTGCACTGCAGGACTGATACAAGCTGGAACCAGAATAGCAAGAGTTAAAGAAACTAAACGAGCATATTAACATATAAAAGTTCTAACTGCAGATATACCTATCATCACAATTCTGCTGTTGCCTCCAAGAGAATCCTATAACCATGCAAAAGTTTTGAGAAAGAAGCAGACACTGAGCAATGTGATATATATTCaagaaaaactgaaaacaaatatataagcTGCAAAAGACGTGTGAGTTTACTGTCTCTGTAAGGAACATGAGCACCTTCTTTACGCTTTTTCTCGTCTCCGAGAGCACTGATGACATTACCAGGCGCAAGGAGGTCTTTATTTATGTGTACTCCTGTCTGATAAAAAACAAAACGCAACAGAAGAGCACTTACCTTCTTTGAATCTCATACCGTCAGAGCCAGTTCGTTTGGCTCGTTCTGAACCGGCAAGGTCCACTAGGTGCAACTTAGCACACAGATATTCTTCTTTCAAACTCCCACAGCCGTTTTCAGGAGAATCTCTGTTGATCTTGCGCATTTGCTCCACAGTGATAGTGAAAATGGCATG is a genomic window containing:
- the LOC108807923 gene encoding protein ACCELERATED CELL DEATH 6-like, translated to MDSTEINTVISTPSLDLSTIFEENGETISMDPKTMSAVRAGNLNYVRDNYSYVRLAPRLVTDRGNTMLHLAASSGHASLVRYLINECPSLLMKSNQKDEVALHVAARAGHLDVMLHLVGFITEISRNDVGVAKRIYFAKNKNQDTALHVALKEKHMLVASCLVSAEKDLSFVANSDGFSPLYLATEAGEADLVTAMCHQSSDLRSKVGGRSIVHAALKAKRKDILTALLSKDASLIDLRDEGRTCLSFGASIGYYEGICYLLDKYLDMVYLSDDDGLFPIHMAAKYGHVKILEEILKRCPEVLELLDKHGQNILHVAARNGKLEPIKFILKNYKDQNKKKLINEQDVGGNTPLHLATKNWHPKVVSMLTWDKRVDLKKTNNKGFTALDVAEDKIDSNYVFHQRLTWLALRSGGTPRSPTTNDRRIIMKLADGGRYKDQVNTLLLVATLVATMTFTAGLALPGGYNGSAPNLGMAVLTKKIAFKVFLVCDTLAMYSSMVIIVALLWAQLGDISIILKAYYMTLPFLALALTSMSIAFMAGTYAVVSHVPLLGCFVLGIGVIFLLVLLLFLVPYVAPSGDTYTFIKHLLYYPYFLRLLAAGDNNNNNDLENPG
- the LOC130496603 gene encoding uncharacterized protein LOC130496603; this encodes MVIGFSWRQQQNCDDSLYQSCSADINAEETLNTLKYANSARNIRNKPIVNRDPVSTEMLKMRQQLEYLQAELSLRNGGGREAITSGLFTSNGNGKSHGGGSLSGSGTVTKHLSGLNLDIRLCLRRSCDLVSSEKCFFLLCSSSSTCEWVQVINLF